From Anolis carolinensis isolate JA03-04 unplaced genomic scaffold, rAnoCar3.1.pri scaffold_8, whole genome shotgun sequence, a single genomic window includes:
- the drd2 gene encoding D(2) dopamine receptor isoform X1, which translates to MDSPNMSWYDGIYENRSLNESGPEPKPAHEYNYYAMLLTLLIFVIVFGNVLVCMAVCREKALQTTTNYLIVSLAVADLLVATLVIPWVVYLEVVGEWRFSRIHCNIFVTLDVMMCTASILNLCAISIDRYTAVAMPMLYNTRYSSKRRVTVMISVVWVLSFAISCPLLFGLNNTEENECIIANPAFVVYSSIVSFYVPFIVTLLVYVQIYIVLRKRRKRVNTKRVGTHLGPDSDTQAPLKDKCTHPEDVKLCTLILKTNGSFPLHKRKVDTVNQIDEMEMATSTSPPEKSKHKPSVPSHNELAMPAPSHMCANSTLRSPMDSPLQVAKNGHTTDNPKTAKAFEIQTMPNGKTQSSLKTISRRKFSQQKEKKATQMLAIVLGVFIICWLPFFITHILNMHCDCNIPQAMYNAFTWLGYVNSAVNPIIYTTFNIEFRKAFMKILHC; encoded by the exons atggaTTCCCCCAACATGTCCTGGTATGACGGTATCTATGAGAACAGAAGTCTCAACGAGTCTGGCCCAGAACCAAAGCCGGCCCACGAGTACAACTACTACGCCATGCTCCTCACCCTCCTCATCTTCGTCATCGTCTTTGGCAATGTGCTGGTGTGCATGGCCGTGTGTCGAGAGAAGGCCCTTCAGACCACCACCAACTACTTGATTGTGAGCCTCGCGGTGGCTGATCTTCTGGTGGCCACTCTGGTGATACCGTGGGTGGTCTACTTGGAG GTGGTTGGGGAATGGCGATTCAGTCGCATCCACTGCAACATCTTTGTGACTCTGGATGTTATGATGTGCACGGCAAGCATCCTCAACCTTTGCGCCATCAGCATTGACAG GTACACAGCCGTGGCCATGCCAATGCTCTACAACACGCGCTACAGCTCCAAGCGCAGGGTGACCGTCATGATCTCGGTGGTGTGGGTCCTCTCCTTTGCCATCTCCTGCCCCTTGCTTTTTGGGCTAAACAACACAG AGGAGAATGAGTGTATCATTGCCAATCCTGCCTTTGTTGTGTATTCCTCTATCGTCTCCTTCTACGTTCCCTTCATTGTCACCCTGCTGGTGTACGTGCAGATATACATAGTGCTGCGGAAACGCAGGAAGCGGGTCAACACCAAACGCGTCGGCACCCACCTGGGCCCGGACTCTGACACGCAGGCCCCGCTGAAG GACAAATGCACGCATCCAGAAGACGTCAAGCTCTGCACGCTCATCTTGAAGACCAATGGTAGCTTCCCGCTTCATAAACGGAAAGTG GACACAGTGAACCAGATAGATGAGATGGAGATGGCCACCAGCACCAGCCCGCCAGAGAAGAGCAAACACAAGCCATCGGTGCCAAGTCACAATGAGTTAGCCATGCCGGCCCCTTCCCACATGTGTGCCAACTCCACGTTGAGGTCTCCAATGGACAGCCCACTTCAAGTCGCAAAGAACGGGCACACAACAGACAACCCCAAAACAGCCAAGGCCTTTGAGATCCAAACCATGCCCAATGGCAAGACACAGAGTTCACTCAAGACCATAAGTCGGAGGAAATTCTcacagcagaaagaaaagaaagccacGCAGATGCTTGCCATTGTGCTTG GTGTCTTCATCATCTGTTGGCTCCCGTTCTTCATCACCCACATCCTGAACATGCACTGCGACTGCAACATCCCCCAGGCCATGTACAACGCCTTCACGTGGCTTGGATACGTCAACAGCGCCGTCAACCCCATCATCTACACCACCTTCAACATTGAGTTCCGAAAGGCTTTCATGAAGATCCTCCATTGCTAG
- the drd2 gene encoding D(2) dopamine receptor isoform X2, which yields MDSPNMSWYDGIYENRSLNESGPEPKPAHEYNYYAMLLTLLIFVIVFGNVLVCMAVCREKALQTTTNYLIVSLAVADLLVATLVIPWVVYLEVVGEWRFSRIHCNIFVTLDVMMCTASILNLCAISIDRYTAVAMPMLYNTRYSSKRRVTVMISVVWVLSFAISCPLLFGLNNTEENECIIANPAFVVYSSIVSFYVPFIVTLLVYVQIYIVLRKRRKRVNTKRVGTHLGPDSDTQAPLKDTVNQIDEMEMATSTSPPEKSKHKPSVPSHNELAMPAPSHMCANSTLRSPMDSPLQVAKNGHTTDNPKTAKAFEIQTMPNGKTQSSLKTISRRKFSQQKEKKATQMLAIVLGVFIICWLPFFITHILNMHCDCNIPQAMYNAFTWLGYVNSAVNPIIYTTFNIEFRKAFMKILHC from the exons atggaTTCCCCCAACATGTCCTGGTATGACGGTATCTATGAGAACAGAAGTCTCAACGAGTCTGGCCCAGAACCAAAGCCGGCCCACGAGTACAACTACTACGCCATGCTCCTCACCCTCCTCATCTTCGTCATCGTCTTTGGCAATGTGCTGGTGTGCATGGCCGTGTGTCGAGAGAAGGCCCTTCAGACCACCACCAACTACTTGATTGTGAGCCTCGCGGTGGCTGATCTTCTGGTGGCCACTCTGGTGATACCGTGGGTGGTCTACTTGGAG GTGGTTGGGGAATGGCGATTCAGTCGCATCCACTGCAACATCTTTGTGACTCTGGATGTTATGATGTGCACGGCAAGCATCCTCAACCTTTGCGCCATCAGCATTGACAG GTACACAGCCGTGGCCATGCCAATGCTCTACAACACGCGCTACAGCTCCAAGCGCAGGGTGACCGTCATGATCTCGGTGGTGTGGGTCCTCTCCTTTGCCATCTCCTGCCCCTTGCTTTTTGGGCTAAACAACACAG AGGAGAATGAGTGTATCATTGCCAATCCTGCCTTTGTTGTGTATTCCTCTATCGTCTCCTTCTACGTTCCCTTCATTGTCACCCTGCTGGTGTACGTGCAGATATACATAGTGCTGCGGAAACGCAGGAAGCGGGTCAACACCAAACGCGTCGGCACCCACCTGGGCCCGGACTCTGACACGCAGGCCCCGCTGAAG GACACAGTGAACCAGATAGATGAGATGGAGATGGCCACCAGCACCAGCCCGCCAGAGAAGAGCAAACACAAGCCATCGGTGCCAAGTCACAATGAGTTAGCCATGCCGGCCCCTTCCCACATGTGTGCCAACTCCACGTTGAGGTCTCCAATGGACAGCCCACTTCAAGTCGCAAAGAACGGGCACACAACAGACAACCCCAAAACAGCCAAGGCCTTTGAGATCCAAACCATGCCCAATGGCAAGACACAGAGTTCACTCAAGACCATAAGTCGGAGGAAATTCTcacagcagaaagaaaagaaagccacGCAGATGCTTGCCATTGTGCTTG GTGTCTTCATCATCTGTTGGCTCCCGTTCTTCATCACCCACATCCTGAACATGCACTGCGACTGCAACATCCCCCAGGCCATGTACAACGCCTTCACGTGGCTTGGATACGTCAACAGCGCCGTCAACCCCATCATCTACACCACCTTCAACATTGAGTTCCGAAAGGCTTTCATGAAGATCCTCCATTGCTAG